A stretch of the Thalassotalea euphylliae genome encodes the following:
- a CDS encoding polysaccharide biosynthesis/export family protein, whose translation MYTAVASSFNYELGAGDKILITVYDEPDLRTEVKVNKSGLVSFPFLDDINVLGITPEALEKRITDGLKGDYLIHPQVSVSIVEYRPFFIHGEVKRPGGYAYQDDLRLDKALALAGGLSARASKSAWQITREVDGKTITITADIATIVLPDDIIKIEQSFF comes from the coding sequence ATGTATACTGCGGTTGCTAGCTCTTTTAACTATGAGTTAGGAGCCGGAGATAAAATTCTTATCACCGTATATGATGAGCCTGACCTGCGTACCGAGGTTAAGGTGAATAAATCTGGGCTAGTATCATTTCCATTTTTGGATGATATTAACGTGTTGGGTATTACGCCTGAAGCGCTCGAAAAAAGAATAACGGACGGTTTAAAAGGGGATTACTTAATTCACCCACAGGTATCCGTATCGATAGTTGAATATCGTCCCTTCTTTATTCATGGAGAAGTTAAGCGCCCTGGTGGGTATGCATATCAAGACGATTTAAGATTGGATAAAGCGTTGGCACTTGCTGGAGGTTTAAGTGCTAGAGCATCAAAATCTGCATGGCAGATTACGCGAGAAGTTGACGGAAAAACAATAACAATAACCGCTGATATCGCGACCATAGTGTTGCCTGATGATATCATTAAAATAGAGCAGAGTTTCTTTTGA
- a CDS encoding GumC family protein codes for MSNIDSTAQTYAFSDDDVSLKELLSPLWNRRWQILSLTLLITLIVAFYASILKPKYQSSAILQIGSSLAANTLSINEAFNSTNASDELIKTQYEILRSRKFAERVVSELNLMQHPEFRVNKFNEKLPFLKQDISKLPIPALPDVVDRFRTQLTISPIASTELVKITFKSYYPELSMQVANQVGQTYLEYQDEIHSSTKENTSQWLVDQLEELGKKLESSELALQNFIEAEGLVDVNGISGLVSDEIGALTAESIAAEKALDDLKVTHLFIEKHINEPEKLAGLKEINTNSTYLQLKSNEERVSRKLSELSRRYGPKHPKRIAVDTELTTLQLRILEQINTRVQSIEKDYLTTIEKVKATKQRLAKAKSDFLRLSRLKNQFSQLQREVETNKELYSSYLVRLKETDAMGNYTATFYVRFLDKAIIPKSPFSPRKSLFVAISFVLSFIAISIYIVMRELLVDTLNSRRKLESFNEAPVLAVLPRFKQRTTKGEDKYITDNRFVEAVRTLRTSLLFNSEKKPPKVIAVTSSVPNEGKSTVALHLARSYSEMEKVLLIEADMRHPTVAKNLNLDPFRPGLSNLLAKTHQINECIVRDKHAKLDILTSGISPANPLAFLSMKRFDMLIKVFGNFYDRIIIETPPVNAVSDAVIISRLVESVLYVVHGTKTKREQITSGLRMLNQVKAPIEGIVINQSESIDTSRYQNKYYNERANIIKLPVRKQA; via the coding sequence TTGAGCAATATAGACAGTACTGCCCAAACATATGCTTTTAGTGATGATGACGTATCGCTTAAAGAGTTGCTAAGTCCACTTTGGAATCGCCGTTGGCAAATACTGTCGCTTACCTTATTAATCACACTAATTGTTGCTTTTTACGCCAGTATATTAAAGCCAAAATATCAAAGCAGCGCTATTTTACAAATAGGTAGTAGTTTAGCCGCTAATACGCTATCCATTAACGAAGCCTTCAATAGTACTAATGCGTCTGATGAGCTAATAAAAACTCAATATGAAATACTGCGTTCTCGAAAGTTTGCAGAACGTGTTGTCTCAGAACTCAACTTAATGCAGCACCCCGAATTTAGGGTGAATAAATTTAATGAGAAGCTGCCATTTCTTAAGCAAGATATTAGCAAGTTACCTATACCAGCCCTGCCTGATGTGGTTGATCGTTTTCGAACGCAACTGACAATTAGCCCAATCGCATCGACAGAGCTAGTGAAAATAACCTTCAAGTCTTATTACCCCGAGCTGTCTATGCAGGTGGCGAATCAGGTCGGCCAAACATATTTAGAGTATCAAGACGAGATACACAGCTCGACTAAAGAAAATACCTCGCAATGGCTTGTTGATCAACTTGAAGAGCTAGGGAAAAAGCTAGAATCTTCTGAGCTCGCTTTACAGAACTTTATAGAAGCAGAAGGTTTGGTCGATGTTAATGGTATTTCAGGCCTAGTAAGTGATGAAATTGGCGCCTTAACCGCGGAGAGTATAGCGGCTGAGAAAGCACTTGATGATTTGAAGGTGACGCACCTATTCATTGAAAAGCATATCAATGAGCCAGAAAAGCTAGCTGGCCTTAAAGAGATCAATACCAATAGCACGTATTTGCAGCTCAAAAGCAATGAAGAGCGTGTTAGTCGAAAGCTGTCTGAGTTGTCGCGCCGCTATGGTCCTAAGCACCCTAAACGTATTGCGGTAGATACAGAATTAACAACTTTACAATTAAGAATTCTTGAGCAGATTAATACACGAGTACAGTCAATAGAAAAAGATTATCTAACGACTATTGAAAAGGTGAAGGCGACTAAGCAGCGTTTAGCGAAAGCCAAGTCTGACTTTCTTCGTTTGAGCCGACTAAAAAATCAATTCTCTCAACTCCAGCGTGAAGTAGAAACGAATAAAGAATTGTATAGTAGTTACCTTGTGCGCTTAAAAGAAACAGACGCAATGGGCAACTACACAGCAACGTTTTACGTGCGTTTTCTGGATAAAGCCATTATTCCAAAGTCACCATTCTCACCACGCAAGTCGTTATTTGTCGCGATCAGCTTTGTGCTCTCTTTTATTGCTATTTCTATTTACATTGTGATGAGAGAGTTATTGGTTGATACCTTAAATTCTCGACGCAAGCTTGAAAGCTTTAATGAAGCACCAGTATTAGCCGTACTGCCTCGGTTTAAGCAACGCACAACCAAAGGTGAAGATAAGTACATTACTGATAATCGCTTTGTCGAGGCAGTTCGTACATTGCGCACCTCGTTATTATTTAATAGCGAGAAAAAACCACCTAAGGTGATTGCCGTTACATCTTCTGTGCCGAATGAAGGCAAGTCCACCGTGGCATTACATCTTGCGCGTTCTTACAGCGAAATGGAAAAAGTGTTACTGATAGAGGCCGATATGCGTCACCCAACGGTAGCTAAAAACCTTAACTTAGATCCGTTCCGCCCGGGCTTATCAAACTTATTGGCGAAAACGCACCAGATAAATGAGTGTATTGTCAGAGACAAACATGCCAAATTAGATATTCTAACCTCAGGTATCTCACCTGCTAACCCATTAGCATTTTTATCGATGAAGCGCTTTGATATGCTGATCAAAGTGTTTGGTAATTTCTACGATCGCATTATTATCGAGACACCACCGGTTAATGCAGTGAGCGATGCGGTGATTATCTCTCGTTTGGTGGAAAGTGTGCTTTATGTGGTGCATGGTACTAAAACTAAACGTGAACAAATTACTTCTGGGTTAAGAATGCTTAACCAAGTGAAAGCACCCATTGAGGGGATAGTGATCAACCAAAGTGAGAGCATAGACACTTCCCGATACCAGAATAAGTATTACAATGAGCGTGCTAACATAATAAAATTACCGGTACGTAAACAGGCATAA
- the murB gene encoding UDP-N-acetylmuramate dehydrogenase: MQNLLAGSVRHLNSMAIDSHCSKLIEISTLAELAELTIPDEPFYILGEGSNTLFVESNTPTLLKPKLKGIEVTEQQDKFVLNIGAGENWHELVEYTVTQGMPGLENLALIPGSVGAAPVQNIGAYGVELADFCHSVTWFDFATKQLQTLSAAECLFGYRESVFKHALKGKGIIASVTLALPKNWQPVLSYAGLNTLPENVDAKTIMAKVIDIRNSKLPNPIELPNNGSFFKNPIVDTKHFEQLQQDYPDMPFYTQTNNQVKLAAGWLIEKVGLKGYRAGDAGVHEKQALVLVNFGQASGEDIVQLAQLVIAKVFAKFAVQLEPEVRLIGKGGECSLTDSVS; the protein is encoded by the coding sequence ATGCAAAACCTGCTTGCTGGCAGTGTCCGGCACCTCAACAGTATGGCAATAGATAGCCATTGCTCTAAATTAATCGAAATTAGCACACTGGCTGAGCTAGCTGAATTAACTATCCCTGATGAACCCTTTTATATTTTGGGCGAGGGTAGTAATACCTTATTTGTCGAATCAAATACGCCAACCTTGTTAAAGCCAAAGCTAAAAGGTATTGAGGTGACTGAGCAGCAAGATAAGTTTGTGCTAAACATTGGTGCTGGTGAAAACTGGCATGAGTTGGTCGAATACACAGTAACCCAAGGTATGCCAGGGTTAGAGAACCTAGCGCTTATTCCTGGTAGTGTCGGTGCAGCACCTGTCCAGAATATTGGTGCTTATGGCGTTGAGTTAGCTGACTTTTGCCATAGCGTTACTTGGTTTGATTTTGCGACAAAACAGCTTCAAACATTATCGGCAGCCGAGTGCCTATTTGGTTACCGTGAGAGTGTTTTCAAACATGCGCTTAAAGGAAAGGGTATTATAGCGTCAGTCACGCTAGCACTACCGAAAAACTGGCAACCTGTGCTCTCTTATGCTGGATTAAATACATTGCCTGAAAATGTCGACGCTAAAACTATCATGGCTAAGGTAATTGACATTCGAAATAGCAAGCTGCCTAACCCTATTGAATTACCAAACAATGGTAGCTTCTTTAAGAATCCCATAGTTGATACAAAGCATTTTGAACAGTTACAGCAAGATTACCCTGATATGCCTTTTTATACACAGACCAATAACCAAGTAAAACTTGCAGCTGGCTGGCTGATAGAAAAGGTTGGCTTAAAAGGTTACCGAGCAGGTGATGCAGGGGTACATGAAAAACAAGCTTTGGTACTCGTTAATTTTGGTCAAGCATCAGGTGAAGATATAGTGCAGCTAGCGCAACTGGTGATTGCTAAAGTCTTCGCAAAATTTGCTGTGCAACTAGAGCCTGAAGTTAGGCTGATCGGTAAAGGCGGTGAGTGTTCACTTACTGATAGTGTCAGCTAA
- the birA gene encoding bifunctional biotin--[acetyl-CoA-carboxylase] ligase/biotin operon repressor BirA, whose translation MSKSVREKLIQALASGKFVSGQDIADELSVSRAAISKQVTVLQQMGLDIFKVRGKGYQLAKPLVLLDKVSISDALAQLSASNSVEVHTLIDSTNDYLLRKLPNQVEPGQVCIAEYQSQGRGRRGRQWISPFGSHLYLSYYHYLADGMSSAMGLSLLTALAISDAINALYNVQVQLKWPNDVYLDGVKLAGILIDLEGQASGACHSVIGIGLNLNMPEQAASEINQPWTDLQRHLSQSAESQIDRNQLAVAIIVALNQRLAQQEAQGIDAMLADWHQQDLFLNQPVRLITGDKEQQGICRGVNAQGALLFEQSGQVKPVYGGEVSLRGSNFES comes from the coding sequence ATGTCTAAATCTGTTCGAGAAAAACTGATCCAAGCACTGGCCAGCGGTAAATTTGTCTCTGGTCAAGATATTGCTGATGAGCTTAGCGTGTCACGCGCGGCGATTTCCAAGCAGGTAACTGTGCTGCAACAAATGGGGTTAGATATTTTTAAAGTACGCGGCAAAGGTTATCAACTAGCCAAACCTCTCGTCTTATTGGATAAGGTATCAATTAGCGATGCGCTTGCGCAGCTTTCAGCATCCAATAGTGTAGAAGTACATACGCTGATAGATTCAACCAATGATTATTTGTTGCGTAAATTACCCAACCAAGTAGAGCCGGGGCAGGTTTGTATTGCCGAATATCAAAGTCAGGGGCGTGGTCGTCGTGGTCGTCAATGGATTTCACCATTTGGCTCACACTTATACCTGTCTTACTATCACTATTTAGCGGATGGCATGTCATCCGCTATGGGACTAAGTTTATTAACTGCACTGGCTATTAGCGATGCAATCAATGCGCTTTACAATGTTCAAGTGCAATTAAAATGGCCAAATGATGTTTATTTAGATGGGGTAAAACTCGCTGGCATTTTAATTGATCTAGAAGGACAGGCCAGTGGTGCTTGTCATAGCGTGATAGGCATTGGCTTAAATCTAAATATGCCAGAGCAAGCCGCAAGTGAAATTAATCAACCTTGGACAGATCTGCAGCGTCATCTATCCCAATCAGCTGAATCGCAAATCGATCGAAACCAATTAGCGGTTGCGATAATTGTCGCGTTAAACCAACGATTGGCTCAACAAGAGGCGCAAGGTATAGATGCTATGTTGGCTGACTGGCATCAACAGGATTTATTTCTAAACCAGCCTGTACGCTTGATCACTGGCGATAAAGAGCAACAGGGTATTTGCCGTGGTGTTAACGCTCAGGGGGCACTGTTATTTGAACAAAGTGGTCAAGTAAAGCCTGTATATGGTGGTGAAGTGAGTTTACGAGGCAGTAACTTTGAGTCATAA
- a CDS encoding type III pantothenate kinase produces MSHKSIAKQLLIDIGNTRTKYCFVINGELQPVSYCDNQGLSAQWFSQHWLDVEQIVFASVAQQGFSSLLTQWAEQNRIPCLQVTSPVQAFGVVNGYDNHRQLGVDRWLAVLGAHKRFPNQNCIIVDAGTATTIDYLDRAGQHQGGWILAGIETLFTSIQANTANVQGEQLDIEKLAFGQNTNDNLAQAAWASTLGLIQQAIQLAEQQGASIDQVFLTGGNGQQLAEMLAAQHIPTSYLPLLVFEGLSCYLTDSE; encoded by the coding sequence TTGAGTCATAAATCTATTGCTAAGCAGCTTCTAATTGATATCGGTAATACCCGTACCAAGTACTGCTTTGTCATTAATGGCGAATTACAACCTGTAAGTTACTGCGATAATCAAGGCTTATCAGCACAGTGGTTTAGCCAACATTGGCTTGATGTAGAGCAAATCGTCTTTGCCAGTGTGGCTCAGCAAGGCTTCTCAAGTCTGTTGACTCAATGGGCAGAGCAAAATCGTATTCCTTGTTTGCAAGTTACTTCACCAGTGCAAGCTTTTGGTGTCGTTAATGGTTATGACAATCATCGGCAACTAGGGGTAGATCGCTGGCTAGCGGTTCTTGGCGCCCATAAACGCTTTCCTAACCAAAACTGTATTATTGTAGATGCAGGTACAGCAACCACTATTGATTACTTAGATAGGGCAGGGCAGCACCAAGGGGGCTGGATTCTGGCAGGTATCGAGACTTTATTTACCAGTATTCAAGCCAATACTGCGAATGTACAAGGTGAACAATTAGATATTGAAAAGCTAGCGTTTGGCCAAAATACCAATGACAACTTAGCGCAAGCAGCGTGGGCATCAACACTAGGGCTAATTCAACAGGCAATTCAATTAGCTGAGCAGCAAGGTGCTTCTATTGACCAAGTTTTTTTGACAGGTGGCAATGGCCAGCAATTAGCTGAAATGTTAGCAGCACAGCATATTCCGACTAGCTACCTGCCTTTGTTAGTCTTTGAAGGTTTAAGTTGCTATTTAACGGATAGTGAATAA
- the tuf gene encoding elongation factor Tu, which translates to MAKEKFERSKPHVNVGTIGHVDHGKTTLTAAISAVLTKTHGGEVRDFAQIDNAPEERERGITINTSHIEYDTETRHYAHVDCPGHADYVKNMITGAAQMDGAILVCAATDGPMPQTREHILLSRQVGVPYIIVFLNKCDMVDDEELLELVEMEVRELLSEYDFPGDDLPVIQGSALGALNGEAQWEEKILELANQLDTYIPEPERAIDGDFILPIEDVFSIQGRGTVVTGRVERGIITVGDDVEIVGIKETTTTTCTGVEMFRKLLDEGRAGENCGVLLRGTKRDEVQRGQVLAKPGSITPHTKFESEVYVLTKDEGGRHTPFFKGYRPQFYFRTTDITGAVELPEGVEMVMPGDNLKFVVELINPIAMDEGLRFAIREGGRTVGAGVVSKIID; encoded by the coding sequence GTGGCTAAAGAAAAATTTGAACGTTCGAAACCGCACGTAAACGTTGGTACTATCGGACACGTTGACCACGGTAAAACTACTTTAACAGCTGCTATCTCTGCAGTACTAACAAAAACTCACGGTGGTGAAGTTCGTGATTTCGCTCAAATCGATAACGCTCCAGAAGAGCGTGAGCGTGGTATTACAATCAATACTTCTCACATCGAGTACGATACAGAAACACGTCACTACGCACACGTAGACTGTCCAGGTCACGCCGATTATGTTAAAAACATGATCACTGGTGCTGCTCAAATGGACGGCGCAATCTTAGTATGTGCTGCGACTGATGGTCCTATGCCACAAACTCGTGAGCACATCCTTCTTTCTCGCCAAGTAGGTGTACCTTACATTATCGTATTCTTAAACAAGTGTGACATGGTAGACGACGAAGAGCTACTTGAGCTTGTAGAGATGGAAGTTCGTGAACTTCTTTCAGAATACGACTTCCCAGGTGACGACTTACCAGTAATCCAAGGTTCTGCATTAGGCGCACTTAACGGTGAAGCACAATGGGAAGAGAAAATCCTTGAGCTTGCTAACCAGTTAGACACTTACATTCCAGAGCCAGAGCGTGCAATCGACGGTGACTTCATCTTACCAATCGAAGACGTATTCTCAATCCAAGGTCGTGGTACTGTAGTAACAGGTCGTGTTGAGCGTGGTATCATCACAGTAGGTGACGACGTAGAAATCGTAGGTATCAAAGAAACTACAACTACTACTTGTACTGGTGTTGAAATGTTCCGTAAGCTTCTTGACGAAGGTCGTGCGGGTGAGAACTGTGGTGTTCTTCTTCGTGGTACTAAGCGTGACGAAGTACAACGTGGTCAAGTACTAGCTAAGCCTGGTTCAATCACTCCACACACTAAGTTCGAGTCTGAAGTTTACGTACTTACTAAAGACGAAGGTGGCCGTCACACGCCATTCTTCAAAGGCTACCGTCCACAGTTCTACTTCCGTACAACTGACATCACTGGTGCTGTAGAGCTTCCAGAAGGTGTAGAAATGGTAATGCCAGGCGACAACTTGAAGTTTGTTGTTGAGCTAATCAACCCAATCGCGATGGACGAAGGTTTACGCTTCGCTATCCGTGAAGGTGGCCGCACAGTAGGTGCTGGTGTTGTATCTAAAATCATCGACTAA
- a CDS encoding prolyl hydroxylase family protein → MRLLECLEEKNAGYLQKKTVLAIANRDQQFSLEWFVHTVRSPALFEEQVLACAFALKWQLISLEQLASLFGDNAPESVDQKSVDHVLIDNSVSTESIDLNILYRTLGYVSAIVNWQGEKSCHDNIAATAISKLPENLFNNVRQQVTPQLKDVTLFGAQGAGSKDASIRNNSNFYTPLPNVSLELAIMERLTANMVGTDIRYAEPPVILRYLPGQYYHWHYDHIYPHNDNIQQQITQFGQRVTTGILNLNDDFAGGQTEFKVPQLSLSPITGQIIAFSNVDDNGERSVQSIHRGAPVESGEKWVMTLWFRDKPFWLRNCLLDG, encoded by the coding sequence ATGCGCTTATTAGAATGTTTAGAAGAAAAGAATGCCGGTTACCTGCAAAAGAAAACCGTGCTAGCTATCGCCAATCGCGATCAGCAATTTTCCTTAGAATGGTTTGTTCATACCGTTAGAAGTCCTGCATTATTTGAAGAGCAAGTGTTGGCCTGTGCATTCGCACTTAAGTGGCAGCTGATCTCCCTTGAGCAGCTTGCTAGTTTGTTTGGCGATAATGCTCCTGAATCTGTTGACCAAAAATCTGTAGACCATGTATTAATCGACAACTCAGTATCAACTGAGTCAATAGACCTTAATATACTGTATCGAACGCTGGGCTATGTCAGCGCAATTGTGAATTGGCAGGGAGAAAAGAGCTGTCACGATAATATTGCGGCTACAGCGATATCAAAGCTCCCTGAGAATTTGTTTAACAATGTCCGTCAGCAAGTCACGCCGCAGTTAAAAGATGTTACCTTATTTGGTGCTCAGGGCGCTGGTAGCAAAGATGCGTCTATTCGCAATAACAGTAATTTCTATACACCATTACCTAATGTATCGCTTGAGTTAGCGATCATGGAACGCCTAACTGCGAACATGGTTGGTACAGACATTCGTTATGCCGAGCCGCCAGTTATCTTACGTTATTTACCGGGCCAATATTATCATTGGCATTATGATCATATTTACCCTCATAACGATAACATCCAGCAGCAAATTACCCAGTTTGGCCAACGTGTAACAACGGGCATATTAAACTTAAACGATGATTTCGCTGGCGGGCAAACTGAGTTTAAAGTACCTCAACTGTCGTTATCACCCATAACAGGACAAATCATTGCTTTTAGTAATGTTGATGATAACGGTGAACGATCGGTACAAAGTATTCATCGCGGTGCACCTGTTGAATCGGGTGAAAAATGGGTGATGACGCTTTGGTTTAGAGATAAACCTTTTTGGCTTCGCAATTGCTTGCTAGATGGCTAG
- a CDS encoding YrbL family protein translates to MLILDNTLYFAQGTTRKCYLHPRNPDLCVKIPLQNQLKRQRGILRSIERENTYYKKLVKNNISWSHLCQYHGDVQTNLGTGSIYQVIRDTGGEIARNLEHYLQQENFVHDYQNQLVIALRALFAYMVNNRIVTTSLLPRNIVLTGAPDNFKLTIIDDIGNSEWLKVSELTTALTIRKIRRKWHKMLTDMQAKYEGLSESLIDDVLNA, encoded by the coding sequence GTGCTCATTTTAGATAACACCTTATATTTCGCTCAAGGTACCACTCGAAAGTGCTATTTGCATCCTCGCAACCCTGATCTATGTGTGAAAATTCCATTGCAAAATCAACTAAAAAGGCAACGAGGAATATTGCGTAGTATTGAACGTGAAAATACTTACTACAAAAAATTAGTCAAAAATAACATTTCATGGTCGCATTTATGCCAGTACCACGGTGATGTTCAAACCAATCTAGGCACAGGTAGTATTTACCAAGTGATTCGCGATACTGGTGGCGAAATCGCCAGGAATTTAGAGCACTACTTACAGCAGGAAAACTTTGTTCACGACTATCAAAATCAGCTAGTAATCGCACTAAGAGCGTTATTCGCTTACATGGTAAATAACAGAATAGTGACAACATCACTATTGCCCAGAAATATTGTGCTTACCGGCGCGCCAGACAACTTTAAATTAACCATAATCGACGACATAGGTAACTCGGAATGGCTTAAAGTTTCAGAACTAACAACCGCATTAACCATAAGAAAAATCAGACGTAAATGGCATAAAATGCTCACTGATATGCAAGCAAAATACGAAGGGTTATCTGAGTCTCTAATTGATGATGTATTAAATGCCTAA